From Halanaeroarchaeum sulfurireducens, a single genomic window includes:
- a CDS encoding cupin domain-containing protein has product MTRISTTELFERFDEETDRQHFEVLDEESMTVEVARYAAGTAEPKNPHTGDEIYYIISGSGMARAGDETYSVEAGDVVYVESGLEHDIFNIEEDITALLVLAGENPAEYTMREESEE; this is encoded by the coding sequence ATGACACGCATCTCCACCACCGAACTGTTCGAGCGATTCGACGAGGAAACCGACCGCCAGCATTTCGAAGTGCTGGACGAGGAGTCAATGACGGTCGAGGTGGCTCGATACGCCGCCGGGACCGCCGAGCCGAAAAATCCGCACACCGGCGACGAGATTTACTACATCATCTCAGGGTCCGGGATGGCCAGGGCGGGGGACGAGACCTATTCGGTTGAAGCCGGCGACGTGGTTTACGTCGAATCGGGTCTCGAACACGATATTTTCAATATCGAGGAGGATATAACCGCCCTCCTCGTCCTGGCCGGGGAGAACCCTGCGGAATACACGATGCGCGAGGAGAGCGAAGAATAA